DNA sequence from the Acanthochromis polyacanthus isolate Apoly-LR-REF ecotype Palm Island chromosome 5, KAUST_Apoly_ChrSc, whole genome shotgun sequence genome:
ACAAGCTGTCAAGGATGAGAGGCAGAAAACAAATTTTCCTCTTACCACAGCAGACATCCGGAATCGCGGATGACAAGTCCGGCTGACCAATCAGGTTGCTGGGTGGCTCCGGCTGGTCCCGCCCCCACAGGGTACGATCCGTACTGCAACGTAAAGCACTGCGTAAAGTGTTTTAGCTGGGTAATTTGTAGCTAGGTAAGCGAAATATGCGGCATGTTCCGTCATTGCAGGATCTTGATAGGCGACACTACAAATGTGCATTGCATTGACCTATGCAATAAAACTGTGAACAGGAAGAGTCGCCTGCTTTTCCAGAGTAAACATTAGCTATGTAGCTTAGCATAGTGACTCGAGAGAGAGCAGCAAAAACGTTACTGTTCTCCAGTAAACTGCCCTTTTTCACCCAATTTTTCGTGACCTATAAGGGGTGTAATGCATGTCCGGAACGATACGATGTTTCTGGAGGGCTAaaccaacatttaaattatttctaGACGCCACCGGTGCAATCTGGTTTGATAGAACGGAGAAGTACAGCGGAACAAAGCAGTGTGCGTTTAAATGCAGGATTTTTGTAAGCATTTCGGCCACACAAGACATGCCCGTACGatcacataaaatacatttatagaCGGAGCTCGCTTCTGGGTGACATGTAGGAAAGCAACATCGAATTTTGATTCCAACAATTTAAATAAAGACAGCGAATTTAGTTTACTAATGGGGGAAACTGGTGTGAAGCAATCCAGCACCACCGAGAAAGGCGTGAAGTGAGCAAGCGCTCGTATTTAGTGGAGCCTGTGTATAACTCTTCAATAATATACTATAGATATGTGGATTTtagaaggcttttattttgaaatgccacATCAAATCGACCCCAAATTGAGTGGGGGTCTTCCTGGGGTGGTCTACTACAAGactgaggtggaatgagtctgtgggAACTAGCAGTTTTCCTGtaatatgaatcataattttgCAATAATATACTATAGATATGaagtttttaaaggcattttattttgaaatgccaaATCAGATTGACCCCAAATTGAGTGGGAGTCTTCCTGGAGTGGACGACTACAAGACTGAagtggaatgagtctgtggaaacttGCAGATTTCCTGTAAAATGAATCATAATTTTGCAATAATATACTATAGATATGTGGATTTTagagggcttttattttgaaatggcacATCAGATTGACCCCAAATTTGAGTGGGGGTCTTCCTGTTGAGGTCTAGTACAAGactgaggtggaatgagtctgtggaaactagcAGATTTCCCGCAGTTCTATATTACCGTAATGTCAAGCATACACAGGCTCCACTAAATACGAGCGCTTGCTCACTTCACGCCTTTCTCGGCGGTGCTGGATTGCTTCACACCAGTTGGGGGAACTACTTTGCTATTCCAGGCTGGCAGTAGCATTCCATGCCATATGCTAAATCATTTGATATATAGGAGACACTGAATTAATATAGcagagaaataataaaatttatGGTTTAGCTCAAGCAGAAATTGAACGTTACTTTGGTGGCTGCGTACGTTGTGAGGAAGGACGTCTGCGTACTTACGTCATTTCCGACTTCTCAAACCTGTTCACATAAACATCGTAACGGTAGAGATGGGGAGCAGGATAACACCACCAAGCCAAAGTGATGATTTTTAAACTCTCCAGCGgtcaaaaaaattcaccaaattcaTTTCGAGTTAGCTGGATAGCCGGACACCATGGAGGAGCCTTgggattttgagtttttgtcccGCATCGCTGACAGCTGCCTGTCGTTTATCTCCGAGTTTGTGGACGACTGGCTCGCCAACGACATGAGAGTCTCTATATTCAAAATCCTACTCAGCTGGTTAATTGTCAGCCTCATCGGAATTCACTTTGCGTGGAAAGTCTACGGGAACACAGTGAACGATATGTATTATCGACAAGGTGAGTTTGATTCGTCCTTATCAGGCCAGGACTTGCTAAACCCATGCTAGTCACGTTAGCCTGATTTCTGTGTGTTGCTGTTCAGGGACTGGACAGAACGGAGGCACACCTGATACAGCTCCTCACCTCAGTGGATGGTAGGTGTCCCATTATATGGTCATTTACTCAGGTAGTCTACCCACCCTACACTCTCCCAAAAAACTACAGTCAGTATTAGTGCAGAAGTTGCACCTTGGATCTTATATAGTCTCCTTTCTAATTGTTAGTTGAGTCTTTGTTGCAGAATTGAATGGATGTATTGTATTAAAACTATCTCAGCTAAAGCTACAACATTATGCCACCATTATGCATAATCCGTATATGTAAAGTTAACAGGTAGTCCAAACTAACAGCATCACTCAGCAATGTTTAATAGCAGAGAATTGTAATCTGAGGAGAAGACATCCATCCCAGTGCTTAGCTAAGAGGCGTACAGTGAGAGAGACACTGCTAACTGGTTTGGAATCAGCAAATCAGCTGTCTATTAtaaatcaggaagaaaatgcagttataaagcaaaatagaaagaaaacaatgatcACAGTGGTCAAATAATtatttccaaatctgtatcagtGATGATGGTGGAGTATAAAGTGCGTAATAGTTTTATAGATGTTTAATCATACTTAAATGCAATTACTGTTAcctttttctgttattgttttggtCAGTAATGACATTGTGTTGTCCTTGTAGGGAAAGTCGAGCAGGAGACACCCTGAAGACTCATCGGGATTAACAGGACATCGATCTTTGGACTTAATCCAAGTGAGGGCTGGACAATTTGCATCTCCCAGAAACATTAGATGCAAGTTTTTGCCTTCAGTGCAAAGAAGACTGTCTCAGGATGGCCTTACCGTCTGCCAATCCCTCACTGAAACATGACTTTTTATTCATATCAACAGTATCATGCTGAGCAGAATCTtattctgcattaaaaaaactaaactgatgTTTGGTTGATCAAATGGTCCACTTTTTTACTTTAAGTGGGTTCAttagaaaagtgaaaaatattccTGGGTTTGCATGTGAATTAGGCGGGCTGGGTTTGATGACAGACATTAAATTTTCAATTGTGGGACCATACACGAGAAACACTTGATGTAAATGGTTTATGGAAGGACAAATTACTGTATTTTTCATGTTCAGACACAGGATCTGGGAGACAGATTATTTAATGGTAAGACTGACTTGCAACAACAGGAGTGAGTGACTGAGTGCTGTGTACGTGCCTAAGTACTGATACGAGTAATACTTTGCAGTAGACAGGGTCATTTTTAACACTGTTACTTAATGAATAATGTGCATGGCCCTTTGGAAAACAGACACATGAAAAGCAGTTCACATCTTACATATTTTTGATTCCTCACTTGTTTCTCATGTAGGAAGCGTTGTGTGCTTGCAGTGTCAGTCAAAAATATCCATCCTCTTTAACTTTTTCATGTCtgattgttttaaatgttgACTTACAGTAACCTCCTGTGCCAGTGATGATAATTGTTTACAAATTGATCAAAACTAAGAACAAACATATACCGCAATGTTAAGTACATTCACCCCATTTACAATGATTCACCTAAATTCCACACATTAAAGGACTAATGTGTGGGATTTAGGTTAATCTATTtgcagaaatgaaataaaatattcctATCTTACATCGTTTTTTGAGTGTATAATCATTTGATGAGTGGTTGAGTTGCTGTGACTTCTTTATATCTTTAGAGGGATAGACCCATGTTTCTACAGAAAACCAGAACAGACAAACCGACACTGGCTCCAGTAGCACCTTTCACAGTTTTAGCAGTATCTGTATGTTCTTCTAAAGGCTGAGAAGAGGTGGTTGAGACAAGTTGTTTGCACTTGGTTACAATCTGCAATGTCACCACTAGATGCCACTAAATGCTACACAGTGGACCTTTAAATGGCCAAAAGCAGTTTAATCAATTTCTTGGCAAAAATGACAGCATTCTTAATAAGGCAAGGATGTAAGTATACTCTAAAAGTATTGAAAAGTAATGAAGGCAGTGCAGTAGCTGGACTGTTACTGTCACACCATATTGGCTATACTGCAAATAAGCAGAACCCCTCCAGCCTCAAACATGAAGCAAGTTGGTAAATTGTGGGAAACTTGTGTTGCAAATAACAGTATTAAATCTTGGAAGAGACCTGCTGCATTCTGcaagaaaaagccaaaaactgTTTAGAAATGTATTATGTTCGTGTCCTGGAGGAGCCAGTTCAATGTCAACATCTCAGTCCAGTTTGTGATTTAAAGGACTTGAAAGTGGCTTTCAAAAGCACTTAAGACAGTTTCACAAGGATCAACTGGCAAACAAAGTGTGATGTTAATGGAATGATGAAATCAACCTAATGATGTTGCAGTGTTGCCAAAGATGGGTCTTTACTTGAGGAATATGAGcacacattttttccccccattttgaCAGTATTTTTCAGTCATGTATTAAAAGCTTATTAAATCcactgtgatttttaaaaacataatgaaACATGAAAGGGTCCAAACAGGTGTTTGATCCTTTTTATGAGCTGTTAAAACTTGTATTACTATCATAATGGCAAAGACAGCTCTGCAGTACAAGACAACGTACTGCTGTGTGTTCACACAAGTTTGAAATGATGCACATAGTCCTTTTCAGATGAACTGAACAACAAATCATCACCATCTTTTAGACACCTTTAAGATGCTGGGGAGACCAGCACCAGGGCTGGAAGAATCTGTCCCAGTCCATTAGATTATTTGATTTGGTGTGCTTTGgaattatttaatattaatgGGTACTGCTGGAATAAGTAGCATGTGCACATCCATTACATTGGTGCAGGTTAGGCCAGGTACAAGTAAACGTTTGCCAGCAGAAAGACGAGACAAAAACGTGTAGGAATCATTGTTGATAAGGAAGTTGTCGATGTCCAACCCCTGCGATCGTGCTTCATCACACAAGCCTCCATCAGTAATAGCCCCTGCTGCTTCAGTGGGTCCGTCCTGACCGTCAGTGCCACCACTCAGGAAGACGGGACCATTAGGTGGGAGATTCAGACTTCCCAGCTCAAGTCCCACTCGCAGAGCCAGCTCCTGGTTTCGACCACCTCGACCTTTGCCTGTCAGCTCCACAGTGGGCTCACCTCCGGCTAACAGACACGTGGCACCCCATCCCTCTGTGCGCATTTCATCCAAGACCTGCATGGTACGGCAGAGATCCCAGGTCTCTACACCGACTTCTGGCCCAAGCctcagcagctcagcagcaaTCTCAGGAGGAGGTTCTTCTCGAGAGCTGGCGAAGCGGGCCAGAAGGCCATAAAGCCTAGAGACAGACTTCACATCGCCACACACTCCTGGTGAAAGCACAACAGGCCGGAAGCCGAGCTCTCGAGCACGGCGACCTGCACACTTAAGAGCAACGCTGTTAGAGCCAATGACGGCATTGAGAACGTGTGCTGGTGAATCAGATTCATCCTTATTCTCTTTCCACCGGGGCCCTGGTCTTCCAAGAACATCCTTTACTGATGCTGGTAGAGAGTCCAATAGCTTGTAATGTTCAAGGATGGACAAAACTTCCTCAGGCCAAACTTTGCTCTTTACTGTGGGGCCACTAGCTATCAAATCGAGTGGATCCCCAATCACATCGGACAGGATCAGGGCAACCACCTGTAAAGAAGTGATAACAGGAGTGATACTTGAGCAATAAACTTGAATGACTTCTTTTCAATAAATAggtgtttaaaaaatataggTCAATTACCTGCGCGGGGTGAGCATGATGTGCAAGACCTCCACCCTTTAAGACAGAAAGGGCGCGACGAACAGTGTTCAGCTCTTGAATAGTGGCACCAGCAGCTGCAAGTTTGCGAGTCACAT
Encoded proteins:
- the tcta gene encoding T-cell leukemia translocation-altered gene protein homolog — its product is MEEPWDFEFLSRIADSCLSFISEFVDDWLANDMRVSIFKILLSWLIVSLIGIHFAWKVYGNTVNDMYYRQGTGQNGGTPDTAPHLSGWESRAGDTLKTHRD
- the glyctk gene encoding glycerate kinase; translation: MARVLSLFRPLPLLALVGRRKPALCKMSMDSRAREVFAAAVEAVQPDTVVRQSIERKEDSVIIDGHKFTLKHNLHLVGFGKAVLGMAAEAERIVGDHLVKGVISVPHGIQQTLQQHRKGHLLLKENSRIKVMEGAKHNLPDADAQNAAEGIRQLASELTEKDLLLVLISGGGSALLPAPIPPISLQEKLDVTRKLAAAGATIQELNTVRRALSVLKGGGLAHHAHPAQVVALILSDVIGDPLDLIASGPTVKSKVWPEEVLSILEHYKLLDSLPASVKDVLGRPGPRWKENKDESDSPAHVLNAVIGSNSVALKCAGRRARELGFRPVVLSPGVCGDVKSVSRLYGLLARFASSREEPPPEIAAELLRLGPEVGVETWDLCRTMQVLDEMRTEGWGATCLLAGGEPTVELTGKGRGGRNQELALRVGLELGSLNLPPNGPVFLSGGTDGQDGPTEAAGAITDGGLCDEARSQGLDIDNFLINNDSYTFLSRLSAGKRLLVPGLTCTNVMDVHMLLIPAVPINIK